From Micromonospora sp. NBC_01699, a single genomic window includes:
- a CDS encoding acetylornithine transaminase, whose protein sequence is MTSLVDRWSQAMMDNYGTPSLALVRGNGAVVVDEAGREYIDLLGGIAVNALGHAHPAVVAAVSKQVATLGHVSNLFVAEPPVALAELLLALAGRQGRVYFANSGAEANEAVFKLSRRTGRTHVVSTIGGFHGRTMGALALTGQPTKADPFRPLPGDVTHVPYGDVAALEAAVTDDTAMVILEPIQGESGVVVPPAGYLTAARRITSAHGTLLVLDEVQTGIGRTGHWFAHQAEGVEPDVVTLAKGLGGGLPIGACLAFGPAAELLGPGTHASTFGGNPISCAAALAVVSTIANEGLLDHVKRTGERIRRGVEALGHPLVAEVRGAGLLLGLVLNAPAAPALAGLLRDAGFLTNPVQPGVVRLAPPLILTAEQVDAFLAALPAALDAAAPAPTEASGVPAVTS, encoded by the coding sequence ATGACGTCGCTGGTCGACCGCTGGTCGCAGGCCATGATGGACAACTACGGCACCCCGTCGCTGGCACTGGTCCGAGGCAACGGGGCGGTGGTGGTCGACGAGGCCGGCCGTGAGTACATCGACCTGCTCGGTGGGATCGCCGTCAACGCCCTCGGCCACGCCCACCCGGCGGTGGTCGCCGCGGTGTCGAAGCAGGTCGCCACGCTCGGCCACGTCTCCAACCTGTTCGTCGCCGAACCGCCGGTGGCCCTCGCCGAGCTGCTGCTCGCCCTCGCCGGCCGGCAGGGTCGGGTCTACTTCGCCAACTCCGGCGCCGAGGCGAACGAGGCCGTCTTCAAGCTCTCCCGCCGGACCGGCCGTACCCACGTGGTCTCCACCATCGGCGGCTTCCACGGCCGGACCATGGGCGCGCTCGCACTGACCGGGCAGCCGACCAAGGCCGACCCGTTCCGACCCCTGCCCGGCGACGTCACCCACGTCCCGTACGGCGACGTGGCCGCGCTTGAGGCCGCCGTCACCGACGACACCGCCATGGTGATCCTCGAACCGATCCAGGGCGAGAGCGGCGTGGTCGTCCCGCCGGCCGGTTACCTGACCGCGGCCCGGCGGATCACCTCGGCACACGGCACCCTGCTCGTGCTCGACGAGGTGCAGACCGGCATCGGACGGACCGGACACTGGTTCGCCCACCAGGCCGAGGGCGTCGAGCCGGACGTCGTCACCCTGGCCAAGGGGCTCGGCGGCGGGCTGCCGATCGGCGCCTGCCTGGCCTTCGGCCCGGCCGCCGAGCTGCTCGGCCCCGGCACCCACGCCAGCACCTTCGGCGGCAACCCGATCAGCTGTGCCGCCGCCCTCGCGGTCGTCTCGACCATCGCCAACGAAGGGCTGCTGGACCACGTCAAGCGGACCGGCGAACGGATCCGGCGCGGGGTCGAGGCCCTCGGCCACCCGCTGGTGGCGGAGGTACGCGGCGCCGGCCTGCTGCTCGGCCTGGTGCTGAACGCCCCGGCCGCCCCGGCGCTGGCCGGGCTGCTGCGCGACGCCGGGTTCCTCACCAACCCGGTGCAGCCGGGCGTGGTCCGGCTCGCGCCGCCGCTGATCCTGACCGCCGAGCAGGTTGACGCGTTCCTCGCCGCCCTGCCGGCCGCCCTCGACGCCGCCGCCCCGGCACCGACCGAGGCATCGGGCGTACCGGCGGTGACGTCGTGA
- a CDS encoding DNA-3-methyladenine glycosylase, with protein sequence MVDDARTDLAALLAGPLVPAARGLLNCTLSAGGVTVRLTEVEAYAGTGGDAASHAHRGRTPRNSVMFGPAGYAYVYFTYGMYWCMNVVTGTEGEASAVLLRAGEVVDGLDLARSRRTAVRRDLDLARGPARLCAALGVDRAAYGLFLLGDGPVRLAPPTEPVPAAAIVAGPRVGVTGAHDLPWRFWLSGDPTVSSYRRHVPRNP encoded by the coding sequence ATGGTTGACGACGCGCGTACCGACCTGGCGGCGTTGCTGGCCGGGCCCCTGGTGCCCGCGGCGCGCGGCCTGCTGAACTGCACCCTCTCCGCCGGCGGCGTCACGGTCCGGCTCACCGAGGTCGAGGCGTACGCCGGGACGGGCGGGGACGCCGCCTCGCACGCGCACCGAGGTCGTACGCCCCGCAACTCGGTGATGTTTGGTCCCGCCGGGTACGCCTACGTCTACTTCACCTACGGCATGTACTGGTGCATGAACGTGGTGACCGGTACGGAGGGCGAGGCGTCGGCCGTACTCCTTCGGGCGGGAGAGGTGGTCGACGGCCTCGACCTGGCGCGGAGCCGGCGAACCGCCGTACGCCGGGATTTGGACCTTGCCCGTGGGCCGGCCCGGCTCTGTGCGGCGCTCGGGGTGGACCGCGCGGCCTACGGGTTGTTCCTGCTCGGCGACGGTCCGGTACGCCTGGCGCCGCCCACCGAACCGGTTCCGGCCGCCGCGATCGTGGCCGGGCCACGGGTCGGGGTGACCGGCGCGCACGACCTGCCGTGGCGGTTCTGGCTGTCCGGCGACCCGACGGTGAGCAGTTACCGCCGGCACGTGCCCCGCAACCCCTGA
- the argB gene encoding acetylglutamate kinase codes for MTAHTSAGNGGSPAGSTLSRDLSQAQLKAATLIEALPWLARFSGATVVIKYGGNAMIDPELQRAFAADMVFLRYAGLRPVVVHGGGPQISAMLSRLGIVSEFKGGLRVTTPEAMDVVRMVLVGQVGRELVGLINEHGPYAVGLSGEDARLFTAVRRPAYVNGEAVDIGQVGDVDAVNVDALTDILAAGRIPVISTVAPDVDGVLHNLNADTAAAALAVALEARKLVVLTDVPGLYANWPDTSSLISALTADELAELLPSLESGMVPKMEACLRAVRGGVPAAHVVDGRVAHSTLLEVFTSEGFGTMVSSS; via the coding sequence ATGACGGCGCACACCTCGGCCGGCAACGGCGGCTCGCCGGCCGGCAGCACGCTCTCCCGTGACCTGAGCCAGGCACAGCTCAAGGCCGCCACCCTGATCGAGGCGCTGCCGTGGCTGGCCCGCTTCTCCGGCGCCACCGTCGTGATCAAGTACGGCGGCAACGCGATGATCGACCCGGAGTTGCAGCGGGCATTCGCCGCCGACATGGTATTCCTGCGGTACGCCGGACTACGCCCGGTCGTGGTGCACGGCGGTGGCCCGCAGATCTCGGCGATGCTGAGCCGGCTCGGCATCGTCAGCGAGTTCAAGGGCGGGCTGCGGGTCACCACCCCCGAGGCGATGGACGTCGTCCGGATGGTGCTGGTCGGCCAGGTCGGGCGGGAACTGGTCGGGCTGATCAACGAGCACGGCCCGTACGCGGTCGGCCTCTCCGGCGAGGACGCCCGGCTGTTCACCGCGGTGCGCCGCCCGGCGTACGTCAACGGCGAGGCGGTCGACATCGGCCAGGTGGGTGACGTCGACGCGGTCAACGTCGACGCGCTGACCGACATCCTCGCCGCCGGCCGGATCCCGGTCATCTCGACCGTGGCGCCCGACGTCGACGGCGTGCTGCACAACCTCAACGCCGACACGGCGGCCGCCGCACTCGCGGTCGCCCTGGAGGCGCGCAAGCTGGTCGTCCTCACCGACGTTCCGGGGCTCTACGCGAACTGGCCGGACACCTCCAGCCTCATCTCCGCGCTCACCGCCGACGAGCTGGCCGAACTGCTGCCCAGCCTGGAGTCCGGCATGGTGCCGAAGATGGAGGCGTGCCTGCGCGCGGTGCGCGGCGGCGTACCGGCGGCACATGTGGTCGACGGCCGGGTCGCGCACTCGACCCTGCTGGAAGTCTTCACCTCGGAAGGATTCGGAACCATGGTGAGCTCGTCATGA
- a CDS encoding alpha/beta hydrolase: MAGIDHAYESVAITFPGGRIAECLAGEPDPDGPTVAGDRAADVSFVLDRLIGSNSAWWGGRLIDRSRIAVAGHSVGGAAAVRSMLVDRRIRAGVNLDGAFQSTLDRDLDRPFLIIGARCPVPGAWCLVARAAADQPGLDRELAPVHRLEALAERGRHVTPPVV, encoded by the coding sequence GTGGCCGGTATCGATCATGCCTACGAATCGGTGGCGATCACCTTTCCGGGCGGTCGGATCGCCGAGTGTCTGGCCGGCGAGCCGGATCCGGACGGGCCGACCGTGGCCGGTGACCGGGCCGCCGACGTGTCGTTCGTGCTCGACCGACTGATCGGCTCGAATTCGGCCTGGTGGGGTGGTCGACTGATCGACCGGTCCCGGATCGCGGTGGCGGGGCATTCCGTGGGCGGTGCCGCCGCCGTCCGGTCGATGCTGGTCGACCGGCGGATCCGGGCCGGGGTCAACCTGGACGGAGCCTTCCAGTCAACTCTCGACCGGGACCTGGATCGACCGTTTCTGATCATCGGTGCCCGGTGCCCGGTGCCCGGTGCCTGGTGCCTGGTGGCGCGGGCGGCTGCTGATCAACCCGGACTGGACCGCGAGCTGGCCCCGGTTCACCGCTTGGAAGCGCTGGCTGAGCGTGGACGGCACGTCACACCGCCGGTGGTGTGA
- the argF gene encoding ornithine carbamoyltransferase, with amino-acid sequence MIRHFQRDDDLTPAEQSEVLDLAGRLKADRFGARPLAGPRAVAVLFDKPSLRTRISFDVGIAELGGHPIIVDTQATHFGRGETLADAGQVLSRYVSAIVLRTHGDARLAELAAGATVPVVNALTDGFHPCQLLADLLTIRERCGGTAGRTLAYVGDAANNMSHSYLLAGATAGMHVRVAGPPGYDPSSAVVSRAAEIAAWTGGSVQVLRDPREAVDGAHVVATDTWTSMGQEGDGRDRLTPFWPYQVNKALLGAAAPEAIVLHCLPAHRGEEITDEVLDGTQSAVFDQAENRLHAQKALLTWLVGVTTAAAGTEPTAPAASATASAGAMAS; translated from the coding sequence GTGATCCGTCACTTCCAGCGGGACGACGACCTCACCCCCGCCGAACAGTCCGAGGTGCTCGACCTGGCCGGGCGGTTGAAGGCCGACCGGTTCGGCGCCCGACCGCTCGCCGGTCCGCGCGCCGTCGCCGTGCTGTTCGACAAGCCGAGCCTGCGGACCCGGATCTCCTTCGACGTGGGCATCGCCGAACTCGGCGGCCACCCGATCATCGTGGACACCCAGGCCACCCACTTCGGCCGGGGCGAGACACTCGCCGACGCCGGCCAGGTGCTCTCCCGCTACGTCAGCGCGATCGTGCTGCGTACCCACGGCGACGCCCGGCTGGCCGAGCTCGCCGCCGGAGCGACCGTGCCGGTGGTCAACGCGCTCACCGACGGCTTCCACCCCTGCCAGCTCCTGGCCGACCTGCTCACCATCCGGGAGCGGTGCGGTGGCACGGCCGGCCGGACCCTGGCCTACGTCGGCGACGCGGCGAACAACATGTCCCACTCCTACCTGCTCGCCGGTGCCACCGCCGGCATGCACGTACGGGTGGCCGGCCCGCCCGGCTACGACCCCTCCTCCGCGGTGGTGAGCCGGGCCGCCGAGATCGCGGCCTGGACCGGCGGTTCGGTACAGGTGCTGCGCGACCCGCGCGAAGCGGTCGACGGCGCACACGTCGTCGCGACCGACACCTGGACCTCGATGGGGCAGGAGGGCGACGGTCGGGACCGGCTCACCCCGTTCTGGCCCTACCAGGTCAACAAGGCACTGCTCGGCGCGGCCGCGCCGGAGGCGATCGTGCTGCACTGCCTTCCGGCCCACCGCGGCGAGGAGATTACCGACGAGGTGCTCGACGGTACCCAGAGCGCGGTCTTCGACCAGGCCGAGAACCGGCTGCACGCGCAGAAGGCCCTGCTCACCTGGCTGGTGGGCGTGACGACGGCAGCGGCCGGCACCGAGCCGACGGCACCGGCCGCGTCAGCCACCGCGAGCGCCGGGGCGATGGCATCATGA
- a CDS encoding argininosuccinate synthase, whose translation MTERVVLAYSGGLDTSVAIPYLAEQTGAEVIAVAIDVGQGGEDMNAIRQRALDCGAVESEVVDGREEFAADFCLPALRANALYMDRYPLVSALSRPLIVRHLVEAAKKYGGTIVSHGCTGKGNDQVRFEVGIGALAPDLKVLAPARDFAWTRDKAIAYAEEKGLPIDVTHKSPYSIDQNLWGRAVETGFLEDIWNAPIEDVYSYTANPAEARDPDEVVITFEAGVPVAIDGETVTPYQAIVELNRRAGAQGIGRLDIVEDRLVGIKSREVYEAPGAIALIVAHQELENVTVERDVARFKKSVDQRWAELVYDGLWFSPLKRALDAFIDDTQRYVSGEVRLTLHGGRAVVTGRRSEASLYDFGMATYDTGDTFDQSLAKGFVQLWGLPSRLATARDARLGGSAQ comes from the coding sequence ATGACTGAGCGCGTGGTTTTGGCGTACTCGGGGGGCCTTGACACCTCGGTTGCCATCCCGTATTTGGCCGAGCAGACCGGCGCCGAGGTGATCGCGGTGGCGATCGACGTGGGCCAGGGCGGCGAGGACATGAACGCCATCCGCCAGCGGGCCCTGGACTGCGGTGCGGTCGAGTCGGAGGTGGTTGACGGCCGCGAGGAGTTCGCCGCCGACTTCTGCCTGCCGGCACTGCGCGCGAACGCGCTCTACATGGACCGCTACCCGCTGGTCTCGGCGCTCTCCCGGCCGCTGATCGTCCGGCACCTGGTCGAGGCGGCCAAGAAGTACGGCGGCACCATCGTTTCGCACGGCTGCACCGGCAAGGGCAACGACCAGGTTCGCTTCGAGGTCGGTATCGGTGCCCTCGCCCCCGACCTGAAGGTCCTCGCGCCCGCCCGGGACTTCGCCTGGACCCGGGACAAGGCGATCGCGTACGCCGAGGAGAAGGGGCTGCCGATCGACGTCACGCACAAGTCGCCGTACTCGATCGACCAGAACCTGTGGGGGCGCGCGGTCGAGACCGGGTTCCTGGAGGACATCTGGAACGCGCCGATCGAGGACGTCTACTCCTACACCGCCAACCCGGCCGAGGCCCGTGACCCGGACGAGGTCGTGATCACCTTCGAGGCCGGTGTGCCGGTGGCGATCGACGGCGAGACGGTCACCCCGTACCAGGCGATCGTGGAGCTGAACCGGCGCGCGGGTGCGCAGGGCATCGGCCGGCTGGACATTGTCGAGGACCGGCTCGTCGGCATCAAGAGCCGCGAGGTGTACGAGGCGCCGGGGGCCATCGCGCTGATCGTGGCCCACCAGGAGCTGGAGAACGTCACCGTCGAGCGGGACGTGGCCCGGTTCAAGAAGAGCGTCGACCAGCGCTGGGCCGAACTGGTCTACGACGGCCTCTGGTTCTCCCCGCTGAAGCGGGCGCTGGACGCGTTCATCGACGACACCCAGCGGTACGTCTCCGGCGAGGTGCGGCTCACCCTGCACGGCGGTCGCGCGGTTGTCACCGGCCGGCGTTCCGAGGCCAGCCTCTACGACTTCGGCATGGCCACCTACGACACCGGCGACACCTTCGACCAGTCGCTCGCCAAGGGTTTTGTGCAGCTCTGGGGCCTGCCCAGCCGGCTCGCCACGGCCCGGGACGCCCGGTTGGGTGGCTCTGCACAGTGA
- a CDS encoding TetR/AcrR family transcriptional regulator: protein MREHGIAGVSARTIAAAAGANQALIFYHFGSVDELLSAACRAATAERVARYVDRFATVTSLRELLDVGRALHAEERRLGNVSVLAQLLAGAQHDVRLAAPTAAALQLWIDEIESVLHRLLAGSPFAEIADIPGLARALSAAFVGLELYGGVDEAGAEQALGALEQLAVLVEVVDELGPVSRRALRSKITRATTRRS, encoded by the coding sequence ATCCGTGAACACGGCATCGCCGGTGTCTCGGCCCGGACCATCGCCGCCGCCGCCGGGGCGAACCAGGCGCTGATCTTCTACCACTTCGGCAGCGTCGACGAACTGCTCTCCGCCGCCTGCCGGGCCGCCACCGCCGAGCGGGTCGCCCGGTACGTCGACCGCTTCGCCACCGTCACCTCCCTGCGCGAACTGCTCGACGTCGGCCGGGCGCTGCACGCCGAGGAACGCCGGCTGGGCAACGTGTCGGTGCTGGCCCAGCTGCTCGCCGGCGCGCAGCACGACGTACGCCTGGCCGCCCCCACCGCGGCCGCGTTGCAGCTCTGGATCGACGAGATCGAATCGGTGCTGCACCGCCTGCTGGCCGGCTCGCCGTTCGCCGAGATCGCCGACATCCCCGGACTGGCCCGCGCGCTCTCCGCCGCCTTCGTGGGGCTGGAACTCTACGGCGGGGTGGACGAGGCCGGCGCGGAGCAGGCGCTCGGCGCGCTGGAACAGCTGGCGGTGCTGGTGGAGGTGGTGGACGAACTCGGCCCCGTGTCCCGTCGCGCCCTCCGCTCGAAGATCACCCGGGCGACGACGAGACGGAGCTGA
- the argH gene encoding argininosuccinate lyase gives MAGVDDKSLTENSAGTNRTSLWGGRFAGGPAEALARLSVSVQFDWRLAPYDLAGSRAHARVLAGAGLLDPDELGQILAALDDLEAACASGAFRPTVDDEDVHTALERGLLERLGSLGGKLRAGRSRNDQVATDLRLYLRDHARGVAARLVELADALTEQAGRHLDTPAPGMTHVQHAQPVAFGHWLLAHVQPLLRDLERLRDWDHRTAISPLGAGALAGSGLPLDPAAVAKELGFRSSFANSMDAVADRDFVAEFLFITAMVGVHLSRLGEEVVLWTSQEFGWVELDDSFATGSSIMPQKKNADIAELARGKSGRLVGGLVAVLTMLKGLPLTYDRDMQEDKEPAFDAVDTLQLLLPALAGMISTMTVRVDRLAAAAPVGYSLATEVADWLVRRGVPFRDAHEVTGRLVALCVARDCALDEVSDSDLALVSEHLDPEVRSVLSVRSALAARTTPGSTGPGPVADQLAAVVEQLDGWRVWAIEQVVPR, from the coding sequence ATAGCGGGCGTGGACGACAAGAGCCTGACCGAGAACAGCGCCGGCACCAACCGCACGAGCCTGTGGGGCGGCCGGTTCGCCGGTGGCCCCGCCGAGGCCCTGGCGCGACTCTCGGTCAGCGTCCAGTTCGACTGGCGCCTCGCCCCGTACGACCTGGCCGGCTCCCGGGCCCACGCCCGGGTGCTGGCCGGGGCGGGTCTGCTCGACCCCGACGAACTCGGGCAGATTCTCGCCGCCCTGGACGACCTGGAGGCCGCCTGCGCCTCCGGGGCGTTCCGGCCCACAGTGGACGACGAGGACGTGCACACCGCCCTGGAACGGGGCCTGCTGGAGCGGCTCGGCAGCCTCGGCGGCAAACTGCGGGCAGGCAGGTCCCGCAACGACCAGGTCGCCACCGACCTGCGGCTCTACCTGCGCGATCACGCCCGTGGGGTGGCGGCCCGGCTGGTCGAGCTGGCCGATGCCCTGACCGAGCAGGCCGGACGGCACCTGGACACCCCGGCACCCGGGATGACCCACGTGCAGCACGCGCAGCCGGTCGCCTTCGGGCACTGGCTGCTGGCACACGTCCAGCCGCTGCTGCGCGACCTCGAACGGCTGCGCGACTGGGACCACCGCACCGCGATCAGTCCGCTCGGTGCCGGCGCCCTGGCCGGCTCCGGTCTGCCGCTGGACCCGGCGGCGGTGGCCAAGGAACTGGGCTTCCGGTCCTCGTTCGCGAACTCGATGGACGCCGTCGCCGACCGCGACTTCGTCGCCGAGTTCCTCTTCATCACGGCGATGGTCGGCGTGCACCTGTCCCGCCTCGGCGAGGAGGTCGTGCTCTGGACCTCCCAGGAGTTCGGCTGGGTGGAGCTGGATGACTCCTTCGCCACCGGTTCGTCGATCATGCCGCAGAAGAAGAACGCGGACATCGCCGAACTGGCCCGGGGCAAGTCGGGCCGGCTGGTCGGCGGCCTGGTGGCGGTGCTGACCATGCTCAAGGGTCTGCCGCTGACATACGACCGGGACATGCAGGAGGACAAGGAGCCGGCGTTCGACGCGGTCGACACGCTGCAACTCCTGCTGCCGGCCCTCGCCGGCATGATCTCCACCATGACGGTCCGGGTCGATCGGCTCGCCGCCGCCGCCCCGGTCGGCTACTCGCTCGCCACCGAGGTCGCGGACTGGCTGGTCCGTCGGGGCGTGCCGTTCCGCGACGCGCACGAGGTGACCGGACGCCTGGTCGCCCTCTGCGTGGCCCGGGACTGCGCCCTGGACGAGGTGTCCGACTCCGACCTCGCCCTGGTCAGCGAGCACCTTGACCCCGAGGTCCGCAGTGTGCTGTCGGTCCGGTCGGCGCTGGCCGCCCGAACCACACCCGGCTCCACCGGTCCGGGTCCGGTCGCCGATCAACTCGCCGCCGTCGTCGAGCAGCTTGACGGCTGGCGGGTATGGGCGATCGAGCAGGTCGTCCCGCGCTGA